A single Lactuca sativa cultivar Salinas chromosome 8, Lsat_Salinas_v11, whole genome shotgun sequence DNA region contains:
- the LOC111896199 gene encoding uncharacterized protein LOC111896199 codes for MTSMLQRERSLPVSHNPSSNDPSSVVAGMRRRLSSMSLRIQPSSISDTTSAATAWAMRRSKSVSSMGESASTSVRNWWDWGWGWILSRKPVFAQDLEFNQEETSVLRSHDKGSWRHVFFKVRSEIRRIVRSDNVGLPQTVRYNSYSYARNFDDGSNKFRG; via the coding sequence atgacTTCTATGTTACAGAGGGAGAGATCTCTCCCTGTTTCTCATAATCCCTCTTCAAACGACCCATCTTCGGTGGTTGCCGGCATGCGCCGGAGACTCTCCTCCATGTCCTTACGGATCCAGCCCTCTTCCATCTCCGATACCACCTCCGCCGCAACCGCATGGGCGATGCGCCGCTCCAAATCCGTTTCCTCAATGGGGGAATCCGCGTCTACCTCAGTCAGGAACTGGTGGGATTGGGGATGGGGATGGATCCTGTCGAGGAAACCCGTATTCGCACAGGATCTGGAGTTTAATCAAGAGGAAACCTCCGTTCTCAGATCCCATGATAAAGGAAGCTGGAGACACGTCTTCTTCAAGGTTAGATCCGAGATCCGGAGAATTGTCAGATCTGATAATGTCGGCCTCCCTCAGACAGTTCGTTACAACTCCTACAGCTACGCTCGCAATTTCGACGATGGCAGCAATAAATTCCGAGGCTGA
- the LOC111896176 gene encoding uncharacterized protein LOC111896176, whose protein sequence is MPTPELGEKQQKQNLDREIRDMINALTRRLAHLHKKPSEGGSASNVHDHEQEEKDANGGFGIITMAGSNEGATMRGELDLMSMENHKLGMKQDNEESLPPLTTCLNGNFQGVNNSIMVGGSYSTNDPGIHLNVDDHYEQHKGEFGLRKYGKKGKKKAHSESSKSDHSN, encoded by the coding sequence ATGCCCACTCCTGAGTTAGGCGAAAAACAACAAAAGCAAAATCTCGATCGTGAGATTCGAGACATGATAAATGCACTCACTCGTCGCCTTGCCCATCTCCATAAGAAACCGAGTGAGGGAGGAAGTGCAAGCAATGTTCATGATCATGAACAAGAGGAGAAGGATGCGAATGGTGGTTTTGGGATCATAACTATGGCTGGAAGCAACGAGGGAGCCACTATGAGAGGTGAGCTCGACTTAATGAGTATGGAGAACCATAAATTAGGTATGAAACAAGATAATGAAGAGTCTCTTCCTCCATTGACAACCTGCCTTAATGGCAACTTCCAAGGTGTCAACAATTCTATCATGGTCGGTGGTAGTTACTCTACCAATGATCCTGGTATCCATTTGAATGTTGATGACCATTACGAGCAACATAAGGGGGAGTTTGGTCTACGGAAGTATGGAAAGAAGGGCAAGAAGAAGGCTCATTCTGAATCCTCTAAAAGTGACCATTCTAACTAA